A window of Candidatus Nitrospira allomarina genomic DNA:
GAATAAATCAGTTGAAATCGAAGCTTTTGTCAACGGAAAGGATATCGGCTACGAGTATTTTGAAAAGCCCTATTATCTTGTTCCCGATAAAAAGGGTGATAAAGTATACGTACTGTTACGGGAAGTGCTTCGTCGGAGTGGCAAAGTCGGGATTGCCAAAGTCGTTATCCGCACACGCCAGTATTTAGCCGCTCTGATTCCTCAAGGACATGTTCTGATGCTGGAGCTTCTGCGATTTCATCAAGAAATCCGCAATATGAAAGAATTGGATGTGCCTGAAGCAAGTGTGAAATCTTACAAAATTTCGGAAAAGGAATTGACTTTGGCCCAACAGTTAGTGGAATCCATGAGCACCAAGTGGGAACCCCAGCGTTACCATGATGATTACCGCGATGCTTTGTTGAAATGGATTGAAAAGAAATCGAAAAGTGCCCGATCACGAACATCCGTCCCCCCTGCCGCGAAAGAAGAGAAAATCGGTTCAGGAAAAGTCGTTGATATCATGTCCTTGTTAAAGAAAAGCGTTCAAAAGGCCCAACCCTCCGGCCGAGGCAAAAAACGTAAATCCGCCTCCCCTAGAAAATCCCGTAAGGCCAGTTAAATACCCTTCACCGTGTATTGTCCGCCTGATTGAGTAGAAGGGTCTTTGTTTTAGTTTTTTCAGGACTCAGACATTCAAGGCTGCTCGGAGGGAGTCATACACATGGGCTTAAAAGAGTATCAGGGTAAACGTCAATTTGGTAAAACCCCGGAACCTCGTGGGACGACTTTCCGGACAAACCGGTCTTCTTTTGTTGTCCATAAGCATGCGGCAAGCCGGTTACATTACGATTTCAGACTTGAGCTGGACGGTGTGTTTAAAAGCTGGGCGGTTCCGAAAGGCCCCAGTTTATATCCTTCCCTCAAGCGTCTGGCCGTTCAGGTTGAGGATCACCCCGTCGAATATGGATCCTTCGAAGGAACCATCCCCAAAGAAGAATATGGCGGTGGGACGGTCATGGTATGGGATCGGGGCCAATGGGTCCCTCAAGGAAATCCCCATCATTCCTACGACCGGGGACGATTGAAATTTCTTCTAAAAGGCCAAAAGCTGAAAGGGGGATGGAGCCTGGTTCGAATGGGAGGGGCAAAAGCCAAAGAGGAAAAAAACTGGTTACTGATTAAAGAAAAGGATTCGGAAGCCCTTCGAGGGAAACATTCCGATATTATTGATATGGCCCCCAAAAGTGTCGCCACCGGACGATCATTGGATGAGATTGCCGGGGTGAAGCAGAAAAAAACCGGGCAGAAACCGGCTTCCCAACGGAAGTCGAAAAACAATTCCACAAAAAGCCGTTCCTCCCGTTCTCCTTCACGGAAGAATAGGAATTCCGGAACTTCCCGCGTCCCTGATCCGTCAGACCTTCCTTCCGCTGTGTCCTCTTCCCAACCAGCCACCTTTCATCCCCAGTTGGCGACCTTGGTCAAAACTTCTCCGGAAGGGGAGGATTGGCTGCATGAGATCAAGTTCGATGGGTATCGTATTGTCAGCATTGTTAAAAACGGAAGAATTCGCCTGTTGACCAGAAACGGAAAGGATTGGACCAAAAAATTTCCCGACATCGGCGGAGCGCTGAAGACATTGCCGGTTCAACAAGGCATCCTTGACGGGGAGGTCGTCGTGCTTCGATCGAACGGCACCTCTGATTTTCAGGCCTTGCAAAATGTGTTGAAGGGTGAAGCCTCCGACCCTCTGGTCTACTTTGTCTTCGATCTGCCCTACTGCGAAGGGTATAATCTGTGTCGGACCCCGCTCCTCAAGCGCAAAGAACTGTTATGGGAATTCATCAAAGCCTTGCCGGAGAAAGCGGCCGCTCACGTCCGTTACAGCGATCATATTCAGGGTCAGGGAGAACGAACATTCGAACAGGCCTGTCGACGGGCCTTGGAAGGGATCATCAGCAAAAATGCCATGAGTCCCTATCGGCAAGCCCGTTCAAGGCATTGGGTTAAAGTCAAGTGTTATCACCGGCAGGAATTTGTCATCGGCGGGTATACCAACCCTTCGGGATCCAGAAAATTTTTCGGAGCACTGCTATTGGGCTATTATGATAAGGAGGGACACTTACAATATGCGGGCCGGGTTGGCACCGGTTTTACCCACCAACGCCTTTCACGAATTTATGGGCTTCTGGACAAGCGAGCTCAGTCCCATCCTCCCTTTGCCCGGCTGCCTTCGGACAGGAACATTCTGGACGTGCATTGGGTCCATCCCGAACTTGTCGCCGAGGTAGAATTTTATGAATGGACACGTGACGGGATGCTGCGCCATCCTTCGTTTGTCGGTCTCCGTGAGGATAAACCGGCAAAAGAAATCATCAAAGAAACTCCACACTCTATGAACAATAAATTTTCCGACACGATTAATTCTTCCATCCGGGGATCCAATGCCTCGCCGGCAATCTCTACGGAAAAGCCGGAACTTGCGCTTACGCATCCCGAAAAGATCCTGTATCCTCGGCAGGGTTTCACGAAACGGAATCTGGCGGAATTTTATCTACAGGTGGCCAAATGGGTGTTGCCTCATGTGGCCGGCCGGCCGCTGACGCTGGTGCGGTGTCCTCAGGGATCTCAACAAAAATGTTTCTACCAAAAACATGCTTCGGGATCTCTTCCGGATTCCGTGCACCGCATTCTGATCCGCGAAAAAGAAACGAAAGCCAAGAACACTTATCTGGTGATTGACGACGTGAAAGGGCTGATCGCATTGGTGCAAATGGGCGTATTGGAAATTCATCCGTGGGGATGCCGGAAGGATCGGACGGATCGACCCGATCGCCTGGTCCTCGACCTGGACCCCGGTCCCGGAGTGAAATGGGAACAGCTGGTTGAAGGGGCCCATATGTTAAAAAATCGGCTTTCCGAAGATGGCATAGAAAGTTTTGTGAAAACCTCAGGAGGAAAGGGATTACATGTCGTGGCCCCCCTGACACGTCGCGCCACATGGGACCAGTTAAAGCAGTATACCCGGAGACTGGCGATGGAAACCGCCCAAGCGCATCCCTCGGGATTTGTGGCCACTATGAGCAAAGCCAAACGAAAGGGAAAAATTTTTATTGATTACCTTCGTAACACTTTCGGGGCCACATCTATTGCCACCTATGGCACTCGAGCTCTTCCCGGAGCGCCTGTGTCAACCCCTGTGAGTTGGGATGAACTCTATTCTATCTCCGGTTCCCAGGTCTTTACTCTCACCACTCTCCCTCAACGTCTTCAGAATCTTAGGACAGATCCCTGGAAGGGATTTTTTGATCTTCGGCAGACACTATCCCGATCGCTAGTCTGATTCTCAAAAACGGGTTTATGCGCGTGGGGGAAGACGTCCTCTCCGGTGCCGTTCATTTTTTCTTTCGAGCACGGGTCTCGGCGGCTTTCCTGGCAGAGGCCGATTTGGCGGATGCCGATCGTGAGGCCGAGGCTTTTCCGCCTTTTTCCCCGCCTTTTTTAGCCGGAGCGGTATTCATCACTTTTCCTCGACCGGATCCGCCTGGTTTCTTTCCTCCACCGGTCATTTTGTTCACGGTAGCCCATGCACGGCGTTCCGCTTCGTCCTCCGATACGCCTCGCTTTTCATATCCTTCTTCAATTTTTTCTGCCTGACGTTTTTGCTTTCCGGTGTATTTGGATTTGTCTCCTCGTGGCATGAGACCCTCCTTGTTTTTGGCAGAGCCAGGGATTTCGTCAATGGTGCCACAGAAACCGAATATCCGGACGGGGATTTCCTTCAGGAAATCCCCATCCGGAAAGCGCGCCGGCCAGATTATTGTATGGGTTCAGCCGAGATGACGTGAAATTCTTTCTTCTGCGTCACCAACGCTTCGATTTTGTCGCCCTCCTTCAATTCGCCTGAATGTTCGGCGGATTGGTCCAGCCGGAGACGGATTTCTTTTCCGGAAGTATCCTGAACGTAGAACACATTTCCATCGACTTTGGAAATTTCTCCTTGAATGGTTCTTGTGAATTTTTCCTGTGAGGATGATGATTGCGAAGAAGATTGCGCTTGCATGGATTCTCCGCCTCTAAGTGAGGAATCTGCAGAGGAATCTCCATCCTTTTTGACGGAAACCACATCATACGTCTCTTCCCCGTTTGGGATCCTGGCTTGTATTTTGTCACCTTCCTTGGGTTGTTTCCCTTGAAATGCCTTCTCATCCAGGTGAAGCCGGATTGTCTCGCCTTTATCATTTTTGATGGTAAACACGTCGCCTTCGACTTTTTCAACCGTGCCTTTCACCGTCGCCATCTGATTCTGTTGTTGACCGGTTCGGTCCGATGTTTGTTGCATCTGATCGCTGGCAGCGTGAAGAGTGGCGGCGAAACCCAAGGTAAGGACAAACGTCGGTGCGGCAAATTTCCATACAGATTTCATAACACAACCTCCTTGTGTGTGAGAAAAATGAACCGAAGTGAGCTATCAAGATAGAATGAACCGCGAATACGCACAACTGGCACAAACCCTCATTGACCAAAACGTGCTTAGGTTTTTATCGAATGAGGGTGGGTTTCAGCTGTCCGACCCAGTGTATCGGCCGAATAGGCTTCGCGTTGGCCCATGGGTTCGGGTACACCCTCCGTCGTGTCTACCCGCGTCTGTCGTTCCATTTCCGAATTTATTTCGGCTCCGACCATGACGATGAATGCGGTCAACCAGAACCACATCAGCAAAATGACTGCCGCGCCGAGTGACCCGTACGTCTGGTTGTAACTACTGTAATCATTCGCATAGATAGCAAACGCCGACGATCCCACTATCCACATCAGTGTGGCGATTCCGGCACCCCATGATACCCATTGCCATCTCGGGTAATTCCGGCAGGGTGCATACCGGTACAGAATGGCCAATCCCCCCATGACAATCATGGCCAAAAGCGGCCAACGACTGAGAGAGAGAATCGTTTGCATTTTCTGGCCGAATCCCAGTGCTTCCAATACCGCCGGCAGCAGGGTAATGAGAAAGAGAGTCAGGATGACAAAAATAAGACCTCCAACCGTTAATCCTAAGGCCAGCGCGGTAACTTTGATGAAACTCCGTTCCTCTTCTTCATTGTAGGCAATGTTCAAGGATGTGATCATTGCAGACATACCTTTGGAGGCGCTCCAGATCGCGAAAAGCAATCCCCCGATCGCTCCAAAACTTAAAGCCGATTGCCCGCTGGTTGAAATAGTTGTCAGCTGCTCCTGGATTAAGGTTTGGGTGTCTAGCGGAAGAAAGGAACTGAGCGAAGTAATCTGTTGCTGGATATCAGAGGCTTCGGTAAACAGTCCATACAGCGAGACAATGGCGGCCAGCGCCGGAAACAGCGCGAGGACGGCATAAAATGCCACTCCTGCGGCGACAATCGAAACGTTATCCTGTGAAATTTGATCCTTCACGCGCAGGAGGATATCCCACCACCCTGCATGGGGGATTTGACTGGGCTGAGTCGCATTCCGGCCTCTTGTGCCGGACTTCTTTTCAGCTGAGTTGTGTCGGGGCATAATATAACCTCTAGGTGTAAAACTTTTGTCCGACAGGAAAAACTTCCTTAATGATAAGAACCGGAGCCGAATATCTTAGCCAGTCATCACTTATCCACACTAATCATCAAAACTGTCTAACTGGAGCCCCTGCTCATGCCACCGTTATGGCGTTTTTCCCCTTCTTCAATTCATGCCGGCCTGTTCCCTAATGGTCTCCGCCGCCACCCGCTGAGCCTCAGCAGCGGCTTCTTTGGCCTTCGGCATGATCTCCTTAGCGGTTGCTTTCGCCTCCTCCAGCAACCGGTCACGTGTTTCACCCATCCATTGATCTTCCTTTTCAGACCGAGGCAGGGAAAGGCCGATAGCCGTCCCAATGGCTAACGTTATGGCCCCGATGGTCAGCGGGCTCTCCTGCATATACCGGAACAATTCATTCTTCATGCGTTCGCCACCCTCGCGTGTGCGCTCTCGGATTTCATCTGACCGGTGCGACGCCTCTTCTTTCCAATCTTCCAATGATTCTTGTGCCTGGTCTGTCCATTCCGAAATCTGTTCTCGTACCTGTTGCC
This region includes:
- the ku gene encoding non-homologous end joining protein Ku, translated to MTRPIWKGHITFGLVTIPVVVHSAEKQFDLHFRLLDSRNQARVRYERVNEETGEEVPWQDIVKGFEYEEGRYVLLNDADFEKVAIEVNKSVEIEAFVNGKDIGYEYFEKPYYLVPDKKGDKVYVLLREVLRRSGKVGIAKVVIRTRQYLAALIPQGHVLMLELLRFHQEIRNMKELDVPEASVKSYKISEKELTLAQQLVESMSTKWEPQRYHDDYRDALLKWIEKKSKSARSRTSVPPAAKEEKIGSGKVVDIMSLLKKSVQKAQPSGRGKKRKSASPRKSRKAS
- the ligD gene encoding DNA ligase D, whose product is MGLKEYQGKRQFGKTPEPRGTTFRTNRSSFVVHKHAASRLHYDFRLELDGVFKSWAVPKGPSLYPSLKRLAVQVEDHPVEYGSFEGTIPKEEYGGGTVMVWDRGQWVPQGNPHHSYDRGRLKFLLKGQKLKGGWSLVRMGGAKAKEEKNWLLIKEKDSEALRGKHSDIIDMAPKSVATGRSLDEIAGVKQKKTGQKPASQRKSKNNSTKSRSSRSPSRKNRNSGTSRVPDPSDLPSAVSSSQPATFHPQLATLVKTSPEGEDWLHEIKFDGYRIVSIVKNGRIRLLTRNGKDWTKKFPDIGGALKTLPVQQGILDGEVVVLRSNGTSDFQALQNVLKGEASDPLVYFVFDLPYCEGYNLCRTPLLKRKELLWEFIKALPEKAAAHVRYSDHIQGQGERTFEQACRRALEGIISKNAMSPYRQARSRHWVKVKCYHRQEFVIGGYTNPSGSRKFFGALLLGYYDKEGHLQYAGRVGTGFTHQRLSRIYGLLDKRAQSHPPFARLPSDRNILDVHWVHPELVAEVEFYEWTRDGMLRHPSFVGLREDKPAKEIIKETPHSMNNKFSDTINSSIRGSNASPAISTEKPELALTHPEKILYPRQGFTKRNLAEFYLQVAKWVLPHVAGRPLTLVRCPQGSQQKCFYQKHASGSLPDSVHRILIREKETKAKNTYLVIDDVKGLIALVQMGVLEIHPWGCRKDRTDRPDRLVLDLDPGPGVKWEQLVEGAHMLKNRLSEDGIESFVKTSGGKGLHVVAPLTRRATWDQLKQYTRRLAMETAQAHPSGFVATMSKAKRKGKIFIDYLRNTFGATSIATYGTRALPGAPVSTPVSWDELYSISGSQVFTLTTLPQRLQNLRTDPWKGFFDLRQTLSRSLV
- a CDS encoding YihY/virulence factor BrkB family protein, whose protein sequence is MPRHNSAEKKSGTRGRNATQPSQIPHAGWWDILLRVKDQISQDNVSIVAAGVAFYAVLALFPALAAIVSLYGLFTEASDIQQQITSLSSFLPLDTQTLIQEQLTTISTSGQSALSFGAIGGLLFAIWSASKGMSAMITSLNIAYNEEEERSFIKVTALALGLTVGGLIFVILTLFLITLLPAVLEALGFGQKMQTILSLSRWPLLAMIVMGGLAILYRYAPCRNYPRWQWVSWGAGIATLMWIVGSSAFAIYANDYSSYNQTYGSLGAAVILLMWFWLTAFIVMVGAEINSEMERQTRVDTTEGVPEPMGQREAYSADTLGRTAETHPHSIKT